Proteins from a genomic interval of Rhipicephalus microplus isolate Deutch F79 chromosome 6, USDA_Rmic, whole genome shotgun sequence:
- the LOC142765882 gene encoding uncharacterized protein LOC142765882 produces the protein MTATASYSWVEALPFLLLDVRTALKADIGCCSAELVYGTTLRLPGEFFTTSKDENVYANVDYAVRLRDIMSKLRAVPPRPPAARPVYVDRELSSCSHVFVRHDAVQPPLRPPYDGPFKVLRRADKHITIDRGGRHDVVSLDRVKSAHVDSDSEAPAPPRAPSSQAPPADQVAQPQVLKRFTRSERCTRPPVRMNL, from the coding sequence atgacggCTACTGCAAGCTACAGTTGGGTAGAGGCGCTGCCGTTTCTTCTGTTGGACGTTAGGACGGCTCTGAAAGCAGATATTGGATGCTGCTCCGCTGAACTGGTGTACGGAACAACGCTTCGCCTCCCAGGGGAGTTTTTCACTACCAGTAAGGACGAAAACGTGTACGCGAACGTGGACTACGCCGTGCGACTGCGAGACATCATGAGCAAGCTACGCGCTGTTCCTCCGCGTCCGCCCGCAGCCCGGCCAGTCTACGTGGACCGGGAACTCTCCTCCTGCTCTCACGTGTTTGTGAGGCACGACGCCGTACAGCCTCCACTACGGCCCCCGTACGACGGGCCTTTCAAGGTGCTGCGACGGGCAGACAAGCACATTACAATCGACAGAGGTGGTCGTCACGACGTGGTTTCTCTAGACCGCGTAAAATCAGCACACGTGGACTCTGACAGCGAAGCACCTGCACCACCTCGAGCTCCATCTTCGCAGGCACCCCCGGCAGACCAGGTAGCGCAGCCCCAAGTCCTCAAACGGTTTACGCGGAGTGAACGGTGTACGAGACCCCCGGTGCGCATGAACTTATGA